A window of Rhododendron vialii isolate Sample 1 chromosome 13a, ASM3025357v1 contains these coding sequences:
- the LOC131314501 gene encoding F-box protein At1g30200-like — MSMDYRVKKKKKKKKKQGTNSKNTENQFQCLPDDIVLNIFDELSDIKWLCRCFVVSKRFSYLIPRVQTVSVKRISFNKGLLGKDPPKLWPPFPLNVPGFEFLYVLTRIRSLNLKIDSDFSRNNDSVFKWAAKFTTKQDSVSFLYAKSLTKMMEKSEAEEGEIVNQISLKRMMRRVKLGGECLKHAVLWLAILSHVVLQHPTLQSITVTDSKNKGVKLCLAGEKLVEFRNAFHLDRVISLLGSWTAENIRVGYVPIILLPMSRYVMKGVTIIDFKLYCDGDSEADSAMVDGFAGEQGVFSEAMVQILKNHKDGIKAFNFYDQN; from the coding sequence ATGTCCATGGACTACagggtgaagaagaagaagaagaagaagaagaagcagggAACCAATTCCAAAAACACAGAGAACCAGTTCCAGTGTTTGCCGGACGACATCGTACTAAACATCTTCGACGAGCTCTCGGACATCAAATGGCTCTGCAGATGCTTCGTCGTCTCCAAGCGGTTCTCTTACCTTATCCCTCGCGTCCAAACGGTCTCCGTCAAAAGAATCTCTTTCAACAAGGGTTTGCTTGGAAAAGACCCCCCCAAGCTCTGGCCTCCTTTTCCGTTGAATGTCCCCGGCTTCGAGTTCCTCTATGTTTTGACACGGATTCGATCCCTGAATCTCAAGATCGACTCCGACTTCAGCCGTAACAATGATTCTGTTTTCAAATGGGCGGCCAAATTCACCACCAAACAGGACAGCGTCTCGTTTCTCTATGCGAAATCTCTCACTAAAATGATGGAGAAATCTGAAGCAGAAGAAGGCGAAATTGTGAATCAGATATCTCTGAAAAGGATGATGCGCCGGGTTAAATTAGGTGGTGAGTGCCTAAAACATGCAGTGTTGTGGCTAGCAATCTTGTCTCATGTTGTCCTGCAACACCCGACGCTTCAGAGCATTACCGTCACCGATTCGAAGAACAAAGGGGTAAAGCTCTGCTTGGCTGGTGAAAAGCTAGTGGAGTTCAGGAATGCTTTCCATTTGGACAGGGTGATTTCGTTGCTCGGGAGTTGGACGGCAGAGAATATAAGGGTTGGGTATGTGCCTATTATACTACTCCCTATGTCTCGGTATGTGATGAAAGGGGTGACCATTATTGACTTCAAATTGTATTGTGATGGTGATTCTGAGGCCGATTCGGCTATGGTGGATGGGTTTGCGGGGGAGCAAGGTGTTTTTTCTGAAGCCATGGTGCAGATTCTGAAAAACCACAAGGATGGTATCAAGGCATTCAATTTCTATGACCAAAATTGA
- the LOC131314121 gene encoding F-box protein AUF2-like, whose protein sequence is MSNVHRTVGGEEEEEAENLFQRLPDEVALHIFGKLSEVKWLCRCFVVAKRFSALIPLVQTVSFETETWNSVFRNEEGDLQLQERKFSEFLTSILKLDLLLPSPRLNFPDLVFQLKQIQSLNIEFPSHLNANNDSVFQWGADFTPILKSFTFLYAASLSKTDDKNDREETENEISLNEINRGRREHVKLYCITNAVLWLGTLSCVVPTYPMLQSITITDSNNKGVKLCLGGEKLVEYRNTLEIAPTIPSENHGAWTLGKMRVGYVPILKLPSSGYVMKGATILIFKIFAFDDTALLDAFAEEKGVFSEAVVQILEKHKGRIKALFNWWII, encoded by the coding sequence atgagcaaTGTCCATCGAACAGTGGgcggagaagaagaggaagaagcagagaacCTGTTCCAGCGATTGCCGGACGAAGTCGCACTCCACATCTTCGGCAAGCTCTCCGAGGTCAAATGGCTCTGCAGATGCTTCGTCGTCGCGAAGCGATTCTCTGCTCTCATCCCTCTCGTCCAAACAGTCTCCTTCGAAACCGAAACCTGGAATTCAGTTTTCCGCAATGAGGAAGGGGATCTCCAACTCCAAGAAAGGAAATTCTCCGAATTCTTAACCAGCATTTTAAAACTCGATCTCTTATTACCTTCTCCGCGACTGAATTTTCCCGACCTCGTGTTCCAGTTGAAACAGATTCAGTCTCTGAATATTGAATTTCCCTCCCATCTCAACGCTAACAATGATTCTGTCTTTCAGTGGGGTGCCGATTTCACCCCAATTCTCAAAAGCTTCACCTTTCTCTATGCAGCATCTCTATCTAAAACCGATGACAAAAATGATCGCGAAGAAACCGAGAATGAGATATCCCTCAATGAGATAAATCGGGGACGGCGAGAACATGTCAAATTGTATTGTATTACAAATGCCGTGCTGTGGCTAGGAACCTTGTCTTGTGTTGTCCCGACTTACCCGATGCTTCAGAGCATTACCATCACCGATTCAAACAACAAGGGGGTGAAGCTCTGTTTGGGTGGTGAAAAGCTTGTGGAGTACAGGAATACACTCGAAATAGCCCCGACTATTCCGTCGGAAAATCATGGGGCATGGACCCTTGGAAAGATGAGGGTTGGGTATGTGCCTATTTTAAAACTGCCGAGTTCTGGGTATGTCATGAAGGGGGCGACCATTCTTATCTTCAAAATCTTTGCTTTTGATGATACGGCCTTGTTGGATGCGTTTGCAGAGGAGAAAGGTGTTTTTTCGGAAGCCGTGGTGCAGATTCTGGAAAAGCATAAGGGCAGAATCAAGGCATTGTTCAATTGGTGGATTATCTGA
- the LOC131314122 gene encoding uncharacterized protein LOC131314122, protein MEHWAAKKKKKKKKNQEAENQFRRLPDDVVLNIFDKISDIEWLCRCFLVSKRFSRLISSVQTVSVKRMSCKFGFLGNLSKDSPRSNLSGLQFLSVFTRIRSLNLEIASHFKGYNGSVFKWGAKFTAKHHGVTLLYAESLSEMKEAEEEAEDETENVITLKRLIRRLKLGRECMYYAGLWLVTLSRVVTQHPTLQSITITDPKNKGVKLYLCDEKLAEFRIAFNWDRLLPTAESWMIELENMRVGFVHVLQLPMSRYVMKDVINVTFIPNGDGDSEANSAMLDAFVEEQGIFSEAVDQILQNHKDTIAAFNFYDLIAA, encoded by the coding sequence ATGGAGCACTGGGCggcgaagaagaaaaagaagaagaagaagaaccaagAAGCAGAGAACCAGTTCCGTCGTTTGCCGGACGACGTCGTGTTGAACATCTTCGACAAGATCTCTGACATCGAGTGGCTCTGCAGATGCTTCTTAGTCTCCAAGCGATTCTCTCGCCTTATCTCTAGCGTCCAAACGGTCTCCGTCAAAAGAATGTCGTGTAAATTTGGCTTTCTTGGAAATTTGTCCAAGGACTCGCCTCGATCGAATTTATCTGGCTTGCAGTTCCTCTCTGTATTTACACGGATTCGATCTCTGAATCTCGAGATTGCCTCCCATTTCAAAGGCTATAATGGTTCTGTTTTCAAATGGGGGGCCAAATTCACCGCCAAACACCACGGCGTCACGCTTCTCTATGCGGAATCTCTATCTGAAATGAAGGAAGCTGAAGAAGAAGCGGAAGACGAAACTGAGAATGTGATAACTCTGAAGAGGCTGATTCGCCGATTAAAGTTAGGCCGTGAGTGCATGTATTATGCAGGGTTGTGGCTGGTAACCTTGTCTCGTGTTGTCACGCAGCACCCGACGCTTCAGAGCATTACAATCACCGATCCGAAGAACAAAGGGGTGAAGCTCTATTTGTGTGATGAAAAGCTAGCGGAGTTCAGGATTGCTTTCAATTGGGACAGGCTGCTTCCGACGGCCGAGTCATGGATGATAGAGCTAGAGAATATGAGAGTTGGGTTTGTGCATGTTTTGCAGCTCCCTATGTCTCGGTATGTGATGAAAGACGTAATCAATGTTACCTTCATACCGAATGGTGATGGTGATTCTGAGGCCAATTCGGCCATGTTGGACGCCTTTGTGGAGGAGCAAGGTATTTTTTCAGAAGCCGTGGACCAGATTCTGCAAAACCACAAGGACACTATCGCAGCATTCAATTTCTATGACCTAATTGCTGCTTGA
- the LOC131314123 gene encoding uncharacterized protein LOC131314123 → MIANPNAKQFRYTGLQYSNELKALFDGVRATGRFSWGPSKEGFPTDGTQSQSQTYIDLDIGSLETPSSPNGDAEKHGNKRQKKNKSDDLDKQLLEALHTLQSSDGPTLEECNRTLDEMQLFDMSDPLYIVACSIFCESKAHREQWMLLHQKPEVVRKSWIELNGKNMLSDKQKSALKIIALILIIKILRKKRIGRRPDTDSMLTGPGYMKELVTGNPAHCQEMLRMKIEAFVSMCHHFRIRGWLQNSRYISVEEKVAMFLIALSHNIRNRLVKRRFNHSTQTIHRYFYEVLHAMLNFSKEMIVNTPYDQPAHQIRENHRIRHIFQGAVGALDGTLISAVVPCDQQIPYRGRGRGECYQNVLAICDFDMLFTFVWAGWEGVAHDSRVLRETMSDPANNFPILPPGKYFLCDAAYTHTRRFMAPYRNVRYWLADFQNGRRPRNKEERFNLAHARLRNVIERAFGVLKSRFPILKRMSSYPFAVQRNMVIACITMHNLFGGLAFQINFLTNSTIQMLLTAMLNIMWIISKQVEDRPKLIKFLCSPYESKLQRI, encoded by the exons ATGATA GCCAATCCTAATGCCAAACAATTTCGATATACTGGACTACAATATTCGAACGAGTTAAAAGCATTATTTGACGGTGTTAGAGCAACAGGAAGATTTTCATGGGGACCATCAAAAGAAGGGTTTCCTACTGATGGCACTCAGTCACAATCACAAACGTACATTGATCTTGACATTGGATCTCTTGAGACACCTTCTTCGCCAAATGGTGATGCGGAAAAACATGGCAATAAAcggcaaaagaaaaacaagtctGATGATCTTGATAAACAACTGCTTGAAGCTCTTCACACTTTACAAAGTTCTGATGGGCCAACACTAGAAGAATGCAATCGTACTCTGGATGAGATGCAACTTTTTGACATGAGCGACCCATTATATATAGTTGCATGTAGCATTTTTTGCGAGAGCAAGGCACACAGGGAGCAATGGATGCTATTACATCAAAAACCAGAAGTAGTTAGAAAAAGCTGGATagagttgaatggcaagaa CATGTTGTCTGATAAGCAAAAGAGCGCATTAAAGATTATCGCACTTATTTTGATCATCAAAATATTGAGGAAAAAACGTATTGGAAGAAGGCCTGATACTGACTCTATGCTTACCGGACCTGGATATATGAAAGAACTTGTAACAGGAAACCCCGCACATTGTCAGGAAATGTTACGGATGAAAATAGAAGCATTCGTAAGTATGTGTCATCACTTTCGTATTAGAGGATGGCTTCAAAATAGTCGTTACATATCTGTAGAAGAAAAGGTCGCAATGTTTCTCATAGCATTGAGTCACAATATACGGAATCGTTTGGTTAAAAGAAGATTCAATCATTCAACACAAACAATACATAGGTACTTTTATGAAGTATTGCATGCGATGCTGAACTTCTCAAAAGAGATGATTGTTAACACACCTTATGATCAGCCGGCACATCAAATACGAGAGAACCATCGTATTAGACACATATTTCAG GGTGCGGTAGGTGCGCTTGACGGAACTCTTATTTCAGCAGTTGTGCCATGTGATCAACAAATTCCATACAGAGGACGAGGAAGAGGAGAATGTTACCAAAATGTGCTTGCTATATGTGACTTTGATATGTTGTTTACATTTGTGTGGGCTGGTTGGGAAGGGGTAGCACATGACTCACGGGTGCTAAGAGAAACTATGAGTGATCCAGCAAACAACTTTCCAATTCTTCCTCCAG GAAAATACTTTTTATGTGATGCAGCATATACTCATACACGTAGATTTATGGCACCATACCGGAATGTGCGGTATTGGTTAGCTGATTTCCAAAATGGTCGGCGTCCTAGGAATAAAGAAGAGCGATTCAACCTCGCACATGCGAGGTTACGGAATGTGATTGAGCGTGCTTTTGGAGTTCTGAAGTCTCGTTTTCCAATACTAAAAAGGATGTCATCATATCCTTTCGCGGTACAAAGAAATATGGTGATTGCTTGCATAACCATGCACAATTTATTCGGAGGACTTGCATTTCAGATCAATTTCTTGACGAATTCAACGATCCAAATGCTTCTTACAGCAATGCTCAACATCATGTGGATAATTTCGAAGCAGGTGGAGGATCGACCCAagctgatcaaatttttatgctCACCTTACGAGAGCAAATTGCAACGCATTTGA
- the LOC131314502 gene encoding F-box protein At4g18380-like yields MSNVHRTVGEEEAGVENWFQRLPDDVVLHIFGKLSDVKWLCRCFVVAKRFSALIPLVQTVSFVTKTWNSVFSIEEGDLQGTIFLGKFSGFLTNNFKLTRLPSQRLNFHDVVFRLKQIESLNIELPSHFNANNDSVFKWGANFTTTILESFTFLYAASLSKTDEEKDRKETENEITQDELVRRVNLALDCFKNAMLRSGILSCAVRTCSMLQSITITDLKNKGVKLCLAGEKLVQCRNTLEVSPTISSENFGLWALENMRGGYVPVLQLPISGYVMKGVTIVDFNKFAFDDTSMLDAFAEEKGVFSEAVVQILEKHKGSIKALF; encoded by the coding sequence atgagcaaTGTCCATCGAACAGTGGGCGAAGAAGAAGCAGGAGTAGAGAACTGGTTCCAGCGATTGCCGGACGACGTCGTACTCCACATCTTCGGCAAACTCTCCGACGTCAAATGGCTCTGCAGATGCTTTGTCGTCGCGAAGCGATTCTCTGCCCTCATCCCTCTCGTCCAAACAGTCTCCTTCGTAACCAAAACCTGGAATTCAGTTTTCAGCATTGAGGAAGGGGATCTCCAAGGAACGATTTTCCTCGGAAAATTCTCGGGATTCTTAACCAACAATTTTAAACTCACTCGCTTACCTTCTCAGCGACTGAATTTTCATGACGTCGTGTTCCGTTTGAAACAGATTGAGTCTCTGAATATTGAACTTCCCTCCCATTTCAACGCTAACAATGATTCTGTCTTCAAGTGGGGTGCCAATTTCACCACAACTATTCTCGAAAGCTTCACCTTTCTCTATGCAGCATCTCTATCTAAAACCGATGAAGAAAAAGATCGCAAAGAAACCGAGAATGAGATAACTCAAGATGAGCTAGTTCGGCGGGTAAATCTCGCCCTGGATTGTTTTAAAAATGCCATGCTGCGGTCAGGAATCTTGTCTTGTGCTGTCCGGACTTGCTCGATGCTTCAGAGCATTACCATCACCGATTTGAAGAACAAGGGGGTGAAGCTCTGTTTGGCTGGTGAAAAGCTTGTGCAGTGCAGGAATACACTTGAAGTAAGCCCTACGATTTCCTCGGAAAATTTTGGGTTATGGGCCCTAGAGAACATGAGGGGTGGGTATGTGCCTGTTTTACAACTGCCAATTTCTGGGTATGTCATGAAGGGGGTGACCATTGTTGACTTCAACAAGTTTGCTTTTGATGATACGTCCATGTTGGATGCGTTTGCAGAGGAGAAAGGTGTTTTTTCGGAAGCCGTGGTGCAGATTCTGGAAAAGCATAAGGGCAGTATCAAGGCATTGTTCTAG
- the LOC131314504 gene encoding F-box protein AUF2-like, with the protein MSSVREEAAENQFHRLPDDVVVGIFENVSDIECLCRCFLVSKRFSSLILRVQTVSIKGVTLDCKSSKSGKETQTINPFGGNGLLGKFSNLVLKPFRYLHKLALSPPPPLQFNIPGLAFLALLKQVRSLNLEVISDFDADNDCVFKWGADFTATHPSVTFLFAKSLSKMTTELQEEEEEDGSENRRITREELLPRASLAFECIEGASRWLGILSRVVTKCPMIQNLTISDSMNKGVKLRLGGKKLGEYRNAFDLDKVVSLSDNWTPEYMRVGFVPVLPLPMSGYVMKVVTIFNFRMSAADDSEAYSAMLDAFAEEQGVFSEALVQILEKHKGNIMMRT; encoded by the coding sequence atgagctCTGTCCGCGAAGAAGCAGCGGAGAACCAGTTCCATCGTTTGCCGGACGACGTCGTGGTCGGCATCTTCGAGAACGTCTCCGACATAGAGTGCCTCTGCAGATGCTTCTTGGTCTCCAAGAGATTCTCTTCCCTTATCCTTCGCGTCCAAACAGTCTCCATCAAAGGCGTCACCTTGGATTGTAAATCTTCCAAATCCGGCAAAGAAACCCAGACGATCAATCCCTTCGGAGGAAACGGTTTGCTCGGAAAATTCTCCAACTTGGTCCTCAAACCCTTCCGGTACCTCCACAAGCTCGCTCTCTCGCCTCCTCCTCCTTTGCAATTCAATATCCCTGGCCTCGCGTTCCTAGCTCTATTGAAACAGGTTCGATCTCTCAATCTCGAGGTTATCTCCGATTTCGACGCCGACAATGATTGTGTTTTCAAATGGGGGGCCGATTTCACCGCCACACACCCCAGCGTCACGTTTCTCTTTGCAaaatctctctctaaaatgaCGACGGAattacaagaagaagaagaagaagacggaTCTGAGAACAGGAGGATAACTCGGGAAGAACTGTTGCCCCGAGCATCGTTAGCCTTTGAGTGCATAGAAGGTGCTTCGAGGTGGCTAGGAATCTTGTCTCGTGTTGTCACAAAATGCCCGATGATTCAGAACCTTACCATCTCCGATTCGATGAACAAGGGGGTGAAGCTCCGTTTGGGTGGCAAAAAACTCGGGGAGTATAGGAACGCTTTCGATTTGGATAAGGTGGTTTCGTTGTCCGATAATTGGACGCCAGAGTATATGAGGGTTGGTTTTGTGCCTGTTTTACCGCTCCCCATGTCTGGGTATGTCATGAAAGTGGTGACCATTTTTAACTTCAGAATGTCTGCTGCTGATGATTCCGAGGCCTATTCGGCCATGTTGGATGCGTTTGCGGAGGAACAAGGTGTTTTTTCGGAAGCTTTGGTGCAGATTCTGGAAAAACATAAGGGCAATATCATGATGAGAACTTAA
- the LOC131314505 gene encoding F-box protein AUF2-like: MSSVHEEEAENQFHRLPDDVVVDIFDKVSDIKWLCRCFVVSKRFSSLVPLVQTVSIKGVTLDNNCSKSGKETEWINPVGNGLLGKFSKFSVNNLVLQPFRDSISESRAHLRFRC, from the exons atgaGCTCTGTCCATGAAGAAGAAGCAGAGAACCAGTTCCATCGTTTGCCGGACGACGTCGTGGTCGACATCTTCGACAAGGTCTCCGACATCAAATGGCTGTGCAGATGCTTCGTTGTCTCCAAGCGATTCTCTTCCCTCGTCCCTCTCGTCCAAACAGTCTCCATCAAAGGCGTTACCTTGGATAATAACTGTTCCAAATCCGGCAAGGAGACCGAGTGGATCAATCCCGTAGGAAACGGTTTGCTTGGGAAATTCTCCAAGTTCTCAGTCAACAACTTGGTCCTCCAACCCTTTCG AGATTCGATCTCTGAATCTCGAGCTCATCTCCGATTTCGATGCTGA